Proteins encoded together in one Lathyrus oleraceus cultivar Zhongwan6 chromosome 5, CAAS_Psat_ZW6_1.0, whole genome shotgun sequence window:
- the LOC127081254 gene encoding uncharacterized protein LOC127081254, with product MAFSGIGRFWDTQKKGNHLKYGQQAGMKTCTMTETSFLEKISAYMAENKRQAALEAEITNMANKATYGEIYNTGPGEFSKPKPLDEQVPVEPTEQRLDAIYDEEPLGFEKDPVMSSAKMLAQNPLEEIDLGNGSAKRITYISAKLDPKLKVRVIELLRKNKDCFAWDYDEMPGLKRDLVELKLPIKDGKKPIKQTPRRFAPEILSKIKKEVKRLLRCNFIRTTRYVDWIANIVPVIKKNGSLRVCIDFRDLNAATPKDEYPMPVAKMLVDSAAGYEYLSIFIAEEDVSKIAFRCPGAIGTYEWIVMPFGLKNAGATYQRAMNSIFHDYIETFMQVYIDDIVIKSTSDEDHLTHLSQSFERMKKHGLKMNPLKCAFFVQAGDFLGFVVHKKGIEINQNKTKAIMETRAPSTKKELQSLLGNINFLRRFISNLSGRTQAFSPLLRLKQGKFEWNDEHQKSFNKIKHYLTNPPILAPPCGKKPMRLAMKGQIVSEFIVDHAVVENPQLQVELKPWKLFFDGSTHKDGSGVGIMLLKKFEYIDIKHVPRIKNQEANDLAQIASGYRISKEKLEELVEVRGKAMAARLSPTDLESTQLGYANKEEFEVLAIDTLIDTDWRNPIINYLKDRSTDTERKTKYMALSYVLIGNELFKKTPEGILLKCLGESEAYLALSSVHSRACGAHQTGHKMKWLLFRYGMYWPTMLKDCIEFAKGCQECQIHAGIQHAPARKKPKNWHKTLDQALWACRTSPKEATNTTPFQLTFGHDAVLPIEVYLQSVRIQRQGEIPSDLYWEMMMNELVDLDEERLHALEVLRRQKERVARAYNKRVKGKTFTMNDLVCEVILPMDRKNKALGKWSPHWEGPFRILKAFSNNAYEIEELTEDRRILKVNGKYLKKYKPFMHEVRIITA from the exons ATGGCTTTCAGTGGGATAGGGAGATTTTGGGACACCCAGAAGAAGGGGAATCATTTGAAATACGGCCAACAGGCTGGGATGAAGACCTGTACTATGACTGAAACTTCTTTCCTCGAAAAGATTTCGGCCTACATGGCTGAGAACAAAAGACAAGCGGCTCTCGAAGCCGAGATAACAAACATGGCTAACAAAGCCACATATGGTGAAATCTATAATACAGGACCGGGGGAGTTCTCTAAACCAAAACCCCTTGACGAACAAGTACCTGTGGAACCAACAGAACAGAGGTTAGACGCCATCTACGACGAAGAGCCTCTGGGATTTGAAAAAGATCCAGTAATGTCAAGTGCAAAGATGTTAGCGCAAAATCCTCTCGAAGAGATTGATCTTGGAAATGGAAGTGCAAAAAGAATTACCTACATCAGCGCTAAACTGGACCCCAAGTTGAAAGTGAGAGTTATTGAATTGCTAAGAAAAAACAAAGATTGCTTCGCTTGGGAttacgacgagatgcctggtttgaAGAGGGACTTGGTCGAATTAAAGCTGCCTATCAAGGATGGCAAGAAGCCCATCAAGCAGACTCCAAGAAGATTCGCCCCAGAAATCCTCTCAAAGATCAAAAAAGAGGTCAAAAGACTTCTCCGTTGCAATTTCATCAGGACCACAAGGTATGTCGATTGGATTGCAAATATAGTCCCTGTTATCAAGAAAAATGGCTCTTTGCGAGTATGTATAGATTTTCGTGATCTAAATGCAGCAACTCCTAAAGATGAGTATCCAATGCCTGTGGCAAAGATGCTGGTTGACTCAGCCGCAGGCTATGAATATCTCAGCATTTTCATTGCAGAAGAAGATGTTTCTAAAATAGCTTTTCGATGTCCAGGGGCAATAGGCACTTATGAGTGGATAGTTATGCCTTTTGGCCtaaaaaacgctggggcaacataccagcgagCAATGAATTCTATATTCCATGATTATATAGAGACATTTATGCAAGTGTACATAGATGACATTGTGATAAAATCTACGTCAGATGAAGATCATCTAACCCATCTCAGCcaatcattcgaaagaatgaAAAAACATGGCTTAAAAATGAATCCTCTTAAGTGTGCATTCTTTGTGCAGGCTGGAGATTTTCTGGGCTTTGTGGTCCACAAAAAGGGGATAGAAATCAATCAGAACAAGACGAAGGCTATTATGGAGACCAGAGCACCATCAACCAAAAAAGAATTGCAATCATTATTAGGAAATATAAACTTCCTAAGAAGATTCATTTCGAATTTAAGTGGTCGAACTCAAGCCTTCTCTCCCCTTCTGCGCCTGAAACAAGGGAAGTTCGAATGGAATGACGAACATCAAAAGTCATTCAACAAGATCAAACATTATCTGACAAACCCTCCTATCTTAGCACCACCATGTGGAAAGAAGCCTATGAGACT GGCAATGAAGGGACAAATAGTATCAGAATTTATTGTAGACCATGCAGTGGTCGAAAATCCTCAACTTCAAGTTGAGTTGAAACCTTGGAAATTATTCTTCGACGGTTCCACTCATAAGGATGGAAGTGGGGTTGGGATAAT GTTACTCAAAAAATTCGAATACATCGACATAAAACATGTCCCTAGAATAAAAAACCAAGAGGCTAATGACTTAGCACAAATAGCTTCAGGGTATAGAATTTCAAAAGAGAAGCTAGAAGAACTTGTCGAAGTAAGAGGAAAGGCAATGGCTGCCAGATTGTCTCCGACAGATTTGGAAAGCACCCAGTTAGGATATGCTAACAAAGAGGAGTTTGAAGTATTGGCCATTGATACCTTAATAGATACAGATTGGAGGAATCCAATTATTAATTATCTTAAGGACCGTTCGACAGATACAGAAAGAAAAACCAAGTACATGGCTTTATCTTATGTGTTGATAGGGAATGAATTATTCAAGAAAACCCCTGAAGGGATCCTGTTGAAATGCTTAGGAGAAAGTGAAGCTTACTTAGCATTATCTAGTGTACATAGTAGAGCTTGTGGAGCACACCAGAcaggccataagatgaaatggttgcTTTTCAGATATGGAATGTATTGGCCCACCATGTTAAAAGATTGTATAGAATTTGCTAAGGGTTGCCAAGAATGTCAAATACATGCAGGAATTCAACATGCTCCTGCAA GGAAAAAGCCaaaaaattggcacaaaactTTAGACCAAGCACTATGGGCTTGTCGAACCTCCCCTAAAGAAGCCACTAACACTACCCCTTTCCAGCTTACATTTGGACATGATGCAGTACTACCTATCGAAGTCTACTTGCAATCAGTGAGAATCCAAAGACAAGGAGAAATTCCATCTGACTTATACTGGGAAATGATGATGAATGAGCTGGTGGATTTGGACGAAGAAAGGTTGCATGCGTTAGAAGTATTAAGAAGACAGAAGGAGAGGGTAGCAAGGGCATACAATAAGAGGGTCAAAGGTAAAACCTTCACTATGAATGATTTAGTTTGTGAAGTTATATTACCTATGGATCGAAAGAATAAGGCATTAGGAAAATGGTCTCCACATTGGGAAGGACCTTTTCGAATTTTAAAAGCCTTTTCAAACAATGCATATGAAATAGAAGAACTAACAGAGGATCGAAGAATCCTAAAagtaaatggaaaatacttaaaGAAGTATAAACCATTTATGCACGAAGTTAGAATCATAACAGCATAG
- the LOC127085338 gene encoding probable polyamine transporter At1g31830 — MAVTELPTTTTRTNQIKKISILPLIFIIFYEVSGGPFGSEDAVQAAGPLLTLLGFIIFPIIWSIPEALITAEMGTMFPENSGYVVWVSSALGPYWGFQQGWMKWLSGVIDNALYPVLFLDYLKSAIPAVASGLPRVLATWGLTIILTLLNYRGLTIVGFVAVFLGIFSLIPFIVMGFISIPKLEPSRWVEVDMHDLDWNLYLNTLFWSLNYWDSISTLVGEVENPKKTLPKGLFYALILVVLGYVFPLLIGTGAVPVDRAVWSDGYFSDIAKIIGGVWLRWWLQAAAAVSNMGMFVAEMSSDSFQLLGMAERGMLPAFFIKRSRYGTPIVGILFSASGVILLSWLSFEEIVAAENFLYCFGMILEFIAFILLKIKKPNAVRPFKVPGGKVGAIVMCIPPTILIGFVLAFSTVKVMVISLIAMVIGLVMQPCLKFVERKKWIKFSVSPELPDLDNGETTQTLVQ, encoded by the coding sequence ATGGCAGTGACTGAATTACCTACCACCACCACAAGAACAAACCAAATCAAAAAAATTTCAATCCTACCTCTAATCTTCATCATCTTCTACGAAGTTTCAGGAGGACCCTTTGGTTCAGAGGATGCAGTACAAGCAGCTGGTCCTCTATTAACTCTCCTCGGTTTCATTATTTTCCCAATCATTTGGAGTATCCCTGAAGCTCTCATCACTGCTGAAATGGGTACAATGTTTCCTGAAAACAGTGGCTATGTTGTTTGGGTTTCATCAGCTTTAGGACCTTATTGGGGCTTCCAGCAAGGTTGGATGAAATGGCTTAGTGGTGTCATAGATAATGCTTTGTACCCTGTTTTGTTTCTTGATTATCTCAAATCAGCTATTCCTGCTGTTGCCAGTGGTTTACCTAGAGTTTTGGCTACATGGGGTCTTACTATAATTCTAACTTTGTTGAATTATAGAGGTTTAACTATTGTTGGTTTTGTTGCGGTTTTTTTGGGGATATTCTCGTTGATCCCTTTTATTGTTATGGGGTTTATTTCAATTCCTAAGCTGGAACCTTCAAGATGGGTTGAAGTGGATATGCATGATTTGGATTGGAATTTGTATTTGAATACTCTTTTTTGGAGTCTTAACTATTGGGATTCTATTAGTACTCTTGTTGGGGAAGTTGAAAATCCAAAGAAAACGCTTCCTAAAGGTTTGTTTTATGCTTTGATTTTGGTTGTTCTGGGGTATGTGTTTCCTCTTTTAATTGGCACCGGCGCGGTTCCCGTGGATCGTGCGGTTTGGAGTGACGGATATTTCTCTGATATTGCTAAGATTATCGGAGGAGTTTGGCTGAGATGGTGGCTCCAAGCGGCGGCAGCTGTGTCAAATATGGGAATGTTTGTTGCTGAAATGAGTAGCGACTCATTTCAGCTATTAGGTATGGCGGAGAGGGGGATGTTGCCTGCCTTTTTTATTAAAAGGTCGCGCTATGGCACGCCGATTGTAGGAATACTTTTTTCTGCGTCCGGTGTGATTTTATTGTCGTGGCTTAGTTTTGAAGAAATTGTGGCTGCTGAGAATTTCTTGTATTGTTTTGGGATGATTCTTGAGTTTATTGCTTTCATTTTGTTGAAGATTAAGAAACCAAATGCTGTAAGGCCTTTTAAGGTGCCAGGAGGAAAAGTTGGAGCAATTGTTATGTGTATTCCTCCAACAATATTGATTGGTTTTGTGTTGGCTTTTTCTACCGTTAAAGTGATGGTTATAAGTCTCATTGCTATGGTGATTGGTCTTGTGATGCAACCTTGTCTCAAATTTGTGGAGAGAAAGAAATGGATCAAGTTTTCTGTTAGTCCTGAGTTACCTGATTTAGACAATGGGGAGACCACTCAAACTTTGGTGCAATAa